The DNA sequence CCCCCTTGGCGAGCAGGTTCACGATGCACAACTCCAGCAGCCCTTTCCGGAGTTGCGTGGTCCAATTGTCGATATCGCTCGCTATCGCCTCATTGGTATCCACGATTACAATGTATCACACATTACAATGTATTGCAAGGTATATGTAGAGAACGGTTCGCCCCGATCCAATCGACTCAAATCTAATCGTAGTCAACACAGTATAAAAGGACATAATTCACCGTTCCGTTCACCTGCTGTCAGTCAAATACGGGTCGTTCCGCGTGCGAATCCGCACGACAAGTGCAACACGTTGGGCAAAGATATGGAGACCCAGTCATACCATGTGACCACAGCCCGCTGGAGCCGCGAACACAGGCCGCATCGGGGGTGTATGGACACGTTTGCCCGACCCGGCCTAACGCCGGAAGACATCACTGGCACGTCCGGTCGTGAATTCGCCTTATCGAAACAACCCCAAACCGCGCATCCCGCCCGGCCCATGCCAATTTCGATAAAACTGGATCCCGCGACGATTCGGACACGTCTACCCCCCCTTAAATCGTCAAATACCCCTCGCATACCCAATCGGAGGCACCCATAAAATCAACACCTACGAGGATCGGTGCTCACCCACCCCCTCGATTCGTCAAAAAAACTCAGAACACCCCCCAACCGAGGGTGTCCTCTGAAGCGTCAGGCGAAAGAAGATGCAACACGATGGGCTAAAGTGTGGAGTGTGACGGCGGAGTCCACCGTAGCGGCGTGAAAGTTGAAGGCGCTGCCGCGTTGGCTTCCGGCGGAGTCGGGACCTGGCCAAGGGACGACGTTCAGCGCGCTCGGAAGGCTACAGCGAATGCTAGCGCCCGCTCGTTGCACCGGCGTCGAACGCCGAAACAGCGTAGAGGAGATGCCTTGGACCGATGGCCCGTACTCGACACCCCTTTTGACTCACTGTGTCATGATTGCGGAAGATTTGACGTCACAGTCGCGGCTCATCTGGAAACACGGACGTGCAAACCGCCGGATTCCACTGCGCCGCGCGCGTCAAGAACTGGGGATTGCCAACGCAATCTCCTGTAGGGCTACTTCGATGTCGTCAAGTGTGATCACCAATGCCCTCACATCCATCCTGACCGCTGCGGTCATGCTTGCCCTGTACAAGATGTTTCCGCCGCGGCTGCAAGATTACAGGCTGCCGCCTGGAACGGATATGCAGGCACTTGCCCAAAAATACTACAAATTCGAGTTCGGCCTGAACCTGTTGTACATTCTTGCGCTTGTGGCGTGGATGGCCGTTGCATACTGGGTATTTCGTGCCGTAGGTGAGTTTTTCGCAAGCCGCCTCGGCGAAGCCGAATTCACCTTGACGCCGCTTTGGTTCGTTTGGTTCTTTCCTGCGTTCCCCGCCGCAATGTTCCTGGCCGCGCTGGTTGTCGAACCGCTGGCGCTGCGGATACTCGGAGATCGAAAGGCCGAATACGACGCGGTCCAGGAATCGAGGTTTGGCAGGCTGGCCCGAATGACCGCGCGTCACTTCTACATCGGATGCTTTCTTCCATCATTGGCAATCGCGTACTTGTTTGTCGATACCTACGTTATCTTTCGCGAGGGCGAAATCGTAATTGACCCGCTGACGCGCTTGGCCGCGCGTCACTACATGTATTCGGACGTCGAACGCATTCTCGCCGCGCCAAAATCCGTCGCGCCAAACGGGAACGTGGGCGGAGAATGGCGGTTTGTGATTTGCTTTGGCGATGGCGGCCGTTGGAACAGCAAGTGGGACCCCTCCGGCGCGGGCGTTGCCGTGCACAAGCGAATCGCGGAATTCGTTTCGCAGAAATCGGATGTGGAAATCGAAACGATCGAGGTGCTCCAACGCGCCGATCAATAGCGGGCCGCCCGGCCGGGGCCCGCGCGAAGGAGTCGTTGCCTCGTGACAATGCCGTCGAGCATGATCGTGCGCGCTACGGTGCGTTACATCGGTACCCCGTTTGCCGGGTGGCAGGTGCAACCCGACCGCCCGACCGTGCAAGGCGAGATCGAAAAGGTCCTCTCAGAAATTGCGAACGGCCCCGTACGTATCCACGGCGCCGGGCGCACCGACACCGGCGTCCACGCCATCGGACAGGTCTGCTCCTTTCCCTGGAAAGCCGGCGCCGATCTTGATTCTCTGCGGCGCTCGCTCACCAGGATGCTCGCGCCGCACATCCAAATCTCGTCCCTTACGGAAGCGCCGCACGACTTTCACGCGCGCAAGTCCGCAGTCGGGAAGAAGTACTGGTACTGCGTGTCGACCGCGCGCGATCCGGACCCATTCAGCGCGCCATTCACTTGGACTCTTCCATTCGGCACAGACCTCGACCGCTTGCGCGCACTATGCGCGCGGTTCGCCGGCACGCGCGACTTCGCCGGCTTTCAGTGCAGTGGTTCGGAGCGGGAGGACACCGTTCGCAGATTGATCGCTCTCGATGTCTCCGAAGGCGGAATCGTCGTGCCGAGCGACGCGCGCGGCCTGTTCGCGATCCGCTTTCACGGCGATGGCTTCCTCTACAAGATGGTGCGCAACATTACCGGCACCCTCGTAGACGTCGCGCGCGGCGCGGTCCCCGAGTCGCGCATTGACGAACTCCTTGCGTCGCCGGGACCCTATCGTGGCTACACCGCGCCCGCGCACGGCTTGACATTAATCGAGGTGCTGTATGCGTGACTCCGGCAAGCCGATCCTGACAAGCGACCAATACAGCGCCGAAAGCTTGAGGCGCTACGAGTGGGTATTCGGCAAAGACTTTCTCAGTTCTGGCGCGCAGGAGATGGCGAAGCGCGCCGCACAATACTTCGGAATCCGCCCCGGTTTTCGCGTACTCGACGTCGGCAGCGGTCTTGGCGGCGCTGCGTTCTATTTCTCCGGTTCATGCGGCGCCACCATCCTGGGGCTGGACATACTTCCTGAGATGGTCGCCGAGGCGCGAAATCGCGCCGAAACCCAAGGGGTGACCGGTGTAACCTTCGTATGTGCAAATGTGTTGACCATATCAATTCCCGCGCATTCGTTCGACGCCGTCCACAGCAAAGATTCGTTCCTGCACATTCGCGACAAGATCGGACTCGCACGGCGGCTCCTGCAAGTTCTGGTACCCGGCGGCCGACTGTTCTTCACCGATTATCTGCGCGGCCGTGCGCGCGGGAGCGACGAGTTTGAGTCGTACGCCGCCGGTTCTGCGTACGAATTATCGACTGGTGAGGACTATGCCGCGTCCTTGCTCGAAGCGGGATTCGTCGATATCGAGCAAGTCGACTGGACCGGGAGATTGGTCGAAATATTGTGGGCCGACATCGATCGGTTGCGCTCGGCGGGACCAGCCAAGCAGGAATTGCCGCAATTGGACGTGGACTACCTCTTGGAAAGATGGCAACTGAAAGTGCGGTGCCTACAATCCGGCGATATGCGGTGGGCGAGTTTCAGCGCGCGCAAGCCGCCGCTCGTGTACGAATGAGAAATGCGCTACGCCGTTAAGCAATAGCGCACTCGTCAGAGGGTAAGACCTGGGGCTGCCTTTTCCAACGGCGGTGGGATTAGTCCGCCGGGTACTTCTTGGAGTGACGTGCCTTGGTCTTTATAAGGTTGACATCCGTGTCACTCGCCGCGACCTCCGTGTCTTGGCTTACACCTACTTTATCGGCCAACCCCAAGAATACTTGAGCCCGCTCGGCAGTTTAGGAAATGGCCGCGCCCCCGAAGGTCCGCTTCGGGGGCGCCGGGAGAAAAAGGCCGTGAGTGATTAGCCCTGCACGTTAATCAGGCTCGCGCCGTGCGTGTCGAGCGGCTTCGCCCGATCGTTGGCGTCTTCGGTCACCGCCTTCGCAAACGCCTCTTGCCACGTGTTTCGCATTGTGGTCAGGTGTGCGATGGCTTCCTCGAGCGGCGCGCAATCCTTGCGGATGTTTGCCTTGATCAGCAGATGCTGGAAGTACTCGTAAATGCAATCCAGTTGCTTGGCAATCGCGACCTTCATGTCCAGCGCGCTGCGCAGTTCCGCGACGATATCCTGCGCCCGGAGCAGATTGTTGTGTACGCCGTCTGTGCGCCCCTTGGCGAGCTGGCGCTTGGCCTCTTCCGCGCGTTGAATGGCGCCGTTGAACAACATCACGATGAGTTTCCCCTGCGATGCCGTCTCGACGTCGACGCGCTTGTAGGCATTGTACTGGGCTGCTGCTGACATGTCGTTCCTCCTGCTGCCAACCTATATCGACAAAAAACTGCTCTGAATACCGGCAAGCGACGCTCCCTGCTGCTGGAACTGCGACGCCATGGACTCGAGCCGCGTGAACTGCGCGCGAAGCCGGCGTTCCTTGGCCGCGATGCGGTCTTCCATGCGGTCGATGCGATCGTTCAGGTCCTGAATCTGCGTATCGATTGAACCATTGCTTTTGACACGCTGGTTCAAATAACCCGTCGTTGAAGTCGCTTCGTCAAGGAAATCGAAGAAGATGTCGGCAATGCCGTTATCGTTCGAGTTCGAAAACAAATCCTCGACATTCGTCCGGTTTGTCCGCAGCGCCTCGCGGAACGTGTCTTCGTCAAGTTGCAGCGGGGACACGGTGCCGGAATCGAAACTGTCGCCGGTGGTAATACCGATGTCCGCCAAGCTCTCGTACGAGCCGCTGATGCCCGAAATCTGGTTGAAAATGTTCCCGCGCAAATAGTCTTCGATCTGCTGGAACGTGGTGTCGCCCCGGAGCGGACCCGTGCCGCGCACTTGATCGCGAATCGCGGTAATCGCGTCGTTGTAGGCGGTCAGGAGTTCGTTCACGTCCTCGACAATGGCGTCATCGTCAACCGATACCGTCACCGTGCTCGTCCCGACGCTCAACAGCCGAAGCGTTACGCCGCCGATCGCGTCAGCGACTTCGTTCGTGTTGCGTGTAAGCGTCGCGCCGCCATTGATGGTGAACTGCGAATCGGCGCCGGCCGTTTGCGTTGCTGCGGCGAGGTTCGTAACGCTCAAGAAATTGCTCGTGCCCGCCTGGAA is a window from the Candidatus Hydrogenedentota bacterium genome containing:
- the truA gene encoding tRNA pseudouridine(38-40) synthase TruA; protein product: MTMPSSMIVRATVRYIGTPFAGWQVQPDRPTVQGEIEKVLSEIANGPVRIHGAGRTDTGVHAIGQVCSFPWKAGADLDSLRRSLTRMLAPHIQISSLTEAPHDFHARKSAVGKKYWYCVSTARDPDPFSAPFTWTLPFGTDLDRLRALCARFAGTRDFAGFQCSGSEREDTVRRLIALDVSEGGIVVPSDARGLFAIRFHGDGFLYKMVRNITGTLVDVARGAVPESRIDELLASPGPYRGYTAPAHGLTLIEVLYA
- the fliS gene encoding flagellar export chaperone FliS produces the protein MSAAAQYNAYKRVDVETASQGKLIVMLFNGAIQRAEEAKRQLAKGRTDGVHNNLLRAQDIVAELRSALDMKVAIAKQLDCIYEYFQHLLIKANIRKDCAPLEEAIAHLTTMRNTWQEAFAKAVTEDANDRAKPLDTHGASLINVQG
- a CDS encoding methyltransferase domain-containing protein, yielding MRDSGKPILTSDQYSAESLRRYEWVFGKDFLSSGAQEMAKRAAQYFGIRPGFRVLDVGSGLGGAAFYFSGSCGATILGLDILPEMVAEARNRAETQGVTGVTFVCANVLTISIPAHSFDAVHSKDSFLHIRDKIGLARRLLQVLVPGGRLFFTDYLRGRARGSDEFESYAAGSAYELSTGEDYAASLLEAGFVDIEQVDWTGRLVEILWADIDRLRSAGPAKQELPQLDVDYLLERWQLKVRCLQSGDMRWASFSARKPPLVYE